The following proteins are co-located in the Deinococcus malanensis genome:
- a CDS encoding response regulator gives MPVPCHYLLIDDSPSDRLLAEEAFEQAGLNCSLITVDSGRKALHHLRSETVQPDVILLDINMPGMSGFEVLEELKRDPVFALIPVVMLTTSSAKSDVTRAYSLHASSYLVKSPVLGEFLEQVEAFLRYWQDNRLAEA, from the coding sequence ATGCCAGTCCCCTGTCACTACCTCCTGATCGACGACAGCCCCAGTGACCGGCTGCTCGCGGAGGAAGCCTTCGAGCAAGCAGGCCTGAATTGCAGCCTGATCACCGTAGACAGCGGACGCAAAGCCCTCCACCACCTCCGGAGCGAGACCGTACAGCCGGACGTGATCCTGCTGGACATCAACATGCCCGGCATGAGCGGATTCGAGGTGCTCGAAGAACTCAAGCGAGATCCAGTGTTCGCCCTGATTCCGGTGGTGATGCTCACCACCTCCAGCGCGAAGAGCGATGTCACGCGGGCATACAGTCTGCACGCGAGCTCGTACCTGGTGAAGTCGCCTGTGCTGGGGGAGTTTCTGGAGCAGGTGGAGGCATTCTTGCGCTACTGGCAGGACAACCGGCTCGCGGAAGCGTAG
- a CDS encoding response regulator: MKFHVLLVEDNEADVFLMEVALEGVVPDLQLHVVTTGPDALTFLNRRAPHGDAPTPHLVLLDGSTPCMTAAEVLTDVRQCWSTADLPVVVFSGSSSEADIQRALEAGANGYVTKPVGLDEYTRAVQHTLNTWYAHALTTQASDHRVA; encoded by the coding sequence ATGAAGTTCCACGTGCTGCTGGTCGAAGACAACGAGGCAGACGTCTTCCTCATGGAAGTCGCCCTCGAAGGCGTTGTCCCCGACCTGCAACTGCACGTGGTCACCACCGGACCCGACGCACTCACCTTCCTCAACCGCCGAGCACCGCACGGGGACGCACCCACCCCGCACCTCGTACTGCTCGATGGCAGTACGCCCTGCATGACCGCGGCGGAAGTCCTCACGGACGTGCGGCAATGCTGGTCAACAGCGGACCTGCCCGTCGTGGTGTTCAGCGGATCATCCTCCGAAGCAGACATCCAAAGGGCCCTGGAGGCTGGCGCGAACGGGTACGTCACCAAACCCGTCGGGCTCGACGAGTACACCCGGGCCGTGCAACACACCCTGAACACCTGGTACGCCCACGCCCTGACGACGCAGGCCTCTGACCACCGGGTGGCTTGA